The Labrus mixtus chromosome 16, fLabMix1.1, whole genome shotgun sequence genome window below encodes:
- the rims3 gene encoding regulating synaptic membrane exocytosis protein 3, translating into MMLSSSVEVPSPGGLSGLSGLSAAARNVVRSSSISGAMYNLEKSPGSGGPDSSSLSGNKKRRSSLGAKMVAIVGLSQWSKSTQQLNQQDGGTKKLRSTIRRSTETGIAVEMRNRVTRQGSKDSTDGSTNSNSSDGTFVFPTTRLGPESQFSDFLDGLGPAQIVGRQTLATPSMGDVHVGMVDRGGQLEVEVNQARGLTPKPGSKNIPATYVKVYVLENGVCLAKKKTKVVKKNLDPTYQQALLFDESPQGKVLQVIVWGDYGRMDHKCFMGMAQILLEDLDLSATISGWYKLFPTSSLADPSIGPLTRRLSQSSLESATSPSCT; encoded by the exons ATGATGCTCAGCAGCTCTGTGGAGGTGCCCAGCCCGGGTGGGTTAAGCGGCCTTAGCGGGCTGAGTGCGGCGGCCCGGAATGTGGTGCGCTCCTCCAGCATCTCAGGAGCCATGTACAACCTGGAGAAGAGTCCCGGCAGCGGGGGCCCGGACTCCTCGTCACTGAGCGGCAACAAGAAGCGGCGCTCAAGTCTTGGTGCCAAGATGGTGGCCATTGTTGGGTTGTCGCAGTGGAGCAAGAGCACACAGCAGCTCAACCAGCAAG acgGTGGGACGAAGAAGCTCCGCAGCACCATCCGGAGGAGCACGGAGACGGGCATCGCCGTGGAGATGAGGAACCGGGTGACACGGCAAGGCAGCAAGGACTCGACCGACGGCAGCACCAACTCGAACAGCTCTGATGGAAC GTTTGTCTTCCCTACCACACGCCTCGGGCCTGAAAGCCAGTTCAGCGACTTCCTGGACGGACTAGGCCCTGCTCAGATCGTAGGCCGGCAAACACTAGCTACACCATCCATGG ggGATGTCCATGTGGGCATGGTGGACAGAGGAGGCCAGCTGGAGGTAGAGGTCAACCAGGCTAGAGGATTGACCCCCAAACCGGGCTCTAAGAACATACCAG CGACCTACGTGAAGGTGTATGTGCTGGAGAACGGTGTGTGCTTGGCCAAGAAGAAAACCAAAGTAGTAAAGAAGAACCTGGACCCCACCTACCAGCAGGCTCTGTTGTTTGATGAGAGTCCTCAGGGCAAAGTCCTACAG GTTATAGTGTGGGGGGATTACGGGCGTATGGACCACAAGTGCTTCATGGGAATGGCCCAGATCCTTCTGGAGGACTTGGACCTGTCTGCCACGATCAGCGGCTGGTACAAGCTGTTCCCTACCTCCTCTCTGGCAGACCCCAGCATCGGACCCCTCACCAGACGCCTCTCCCAGTCCTCCCTGGAGAGCGCCACCAGCCCCTCGTGCACCTAG